CTTTGCTCCATACCATAGTCGTGGGCTGGCCGAACCCCCCGATCCTGCCTACCCCTGGGTGCTGACGACGGGACGCCTCTATGGCCACTGGCATACCCAAACCCGCACTGGACGCATTGCCAAAATTACTAAAATGCATCCCCACCCCTTCCTGGAAATCCATCCCCGTGATGCGGAAAAGTTGGGGATAACCGCAGCCGATTGGGTCGAAGTGCGATCGCGCCGCGGCATAGCCCGTCTTCCCGTAAAACTAACCCCCGCGATCGCCCGTGGTACCGTGTTCATGCCCATGCATTGGGGCACCCTCTGGGCCGAGCAAGCCGAAGCGAATGCCCTTACCCATCCCCAAGCCTGCCCCTATTCCTTCGAGCCAGAGGTCAAAGCCTGCGCCGTCGACTTACGTCCGCTCAGGCCAGCAACGCCGATCGCTGAGCGTCCCCCCAGCCCAGTTTAGGTGGACACGCTGCCTGCTGGGAACCCACCGACCCCTCATGGCCGCGCTGCTGGTAGTGAGTCCGGCGTCAAAGTGTCGTTTGTGTCGCTGCCGATTTAGCATCTGGGGCCACCGGCAAGGGTGCCTCCCGAGTACCGTGACTCAGTTGGGTGCCGATGAACAGCGGCAGGGACACAGCCACAGCGGCAGCCGCCACGATGCCCAAAACCCTCTTCAGCCATTTAACCCGGCGTTCGTGCTGAAAGCGAATTTCTAAACGCTGCCGAAATGCCTCAATCTGCCTCAGTTCCTCTGTATTCATAAGCACTCCTTACTGCTTCTCACGCCTTGCCAAGCGGCGTATTACAGTGCTCTTGATGCCCCTATAGAGCTGGCCTGTTGCCCGGTTTGATGCAGTGTCGTAATCGCTTCGCGACGCCAAAAGGCCAATCGCGAGGATGAGTCCCCCTTCACTCCCTCACATCGCTTATATCTAGAGTATTCCCAGGCCCCCCGTCTCTCTCTAAACCCATTCTAAAAAAATTGGAGAAAACGTAGCTTAAAATACAATTTACCTTGACAAAAGGTGTCAAGAAAGACAGATTTATTTTAATTTAAGCTAAATTTAATTTGCGTAAAAAATAGTTGACAAAAAGCACTTCTTCTATTTGGGTTGGGAGATGCATAATTTCCCGATCCTAGGCCAGGTGGCAGGTCAGGTTGGTATAAGCATGTTTTTTAACTTTGAAGCAGAATTTGTCGAATCGTTACGCTGCATTCCCATGCAGGTGCGCTACAAGCTGGATACCTGCGGTGTCAAGCTCAAACTTCAGCATTGGCACCAGTTAACCCCCGCAATCCGACAGCAATTGGTGACCTTGCCCTGTGATACCCCGGCAGCGATCGCGGCCTATCGACAGCAACTTCAGCAGTGGGTGACCGAAGCCACCGGCTCCCCCGCTGGCGAACTAGCGATCGACCCTCACCCGCCCTGGTTACAAGCTGAGACAGTGCCAGACAGTGTGCAGGCCAAAGCGGCGGAATTTCAGGTGACGATCGCTCCCCTGCAATGGGCCAACCTTACCCCTTTGCAACGATTTGCCCTGATCAAACTCAGCCGTGCCAGCCACGAGAACCGGAATTTCTGGCCCGCCCTCCAGGAATTTGGGCTAGCCTGACTCTGTGCGTGCGTTTCACCTACAACTATCTGAGATGACTATATAACTATAAAGTGTAAAGTGACCTTCAAACTATGACTGTATAAAACCATGACTGTATACAGTAGTCTTCAATTATCTGCAAGGTCATAGTGGGCCAGGGCGTGTCTTGGGGAATGGTCTCAGGTGGCAGAAAGGTTGAGTGAAGGAGCAAGATGGCCGATCGCAAGCAAGATGGGCGGGGAATGGTGAAAAGTAGACACTGGGTTGCCAGGGGATGGCGACGCTGGCTCGGATTCTGTCTGGCAATGGGGTTAGGGTATTGGCTCGCTTGGGGAGGTATCCCAGGGATGGTTCACTGGGTTGTCCCTGCCGGTATGGCTCAGGTGCAACCGGGCGGAGTCAAACCGATCGCGCCATCAGCTAGTCAGCCGACACCGACGCCCACACCGACCACCCAATTCCCTTTAAATCTGAGCTTGCCCCCGGAACTAGAGCGTTTTTTTAGCAATCGGCCCTCGATGAGCCAAGCGGCTGTTAGCCTAGATGGGCAACCCTTGTTTCAAGTGGCGGCTCTCGACATAGCAACTGGGGACGATCCGGCAGCGGATTCTGTCTCGGTACAGGCACGGGTCCGGTTAATTGAGTCGCGCTTGAATCGCATTGCCACCCGTGGGTTTGATCCCAATACCTTAGCGGTCCAGATTGCCTGGGAGAATCAGCAGCCCGTCTTGATTGTGAACTCGCGGGCAGATGGCCGAACCTACCAGGATACGCTGCTCACGGTGACCGATCTCGATGCCCGGTTGCATGAGACGGATATGGAGACCTTAGCCCAGGAGTGGGCGGCCACCGTGGAAGCGGCCCTACGACGCTTTCAACAGGAACGCCAGCCCACCTTTCTCCGGCACCAGTTGCTCGTGGCGGCGGCCCTGTTTACGATGGCGGCGATCCTCAGTTTGCTCCTGCGCTACTGGCAACACCGTCTGCACCAGGAGCGCGATCGTCTGGCCCCTGTGGCCCACACTGAACCCAGCCCGTTAACGGCTACTGATCGGGATACCCCCCCTACCGTGACAACAACCCTGCTTCAGCAGCAGCTTCAAAATCGGCAACGACGCAGTGTTCTGGCTATCCAGCAGCTTTTTGCAGTGGTTGGACAGGTGCTCCTCTGGTTTAGTACGGTGTTCCTGATCCTGGGGCTTTTCCCCTATACCCGCTGGTTGCAGCCCCTGCTGTTGCGCTTGATCAATATCCCAGGGCGGTTGCTAGCGATCGCGGCCCTGTTCTATGTCCTGATGCGCCTGAGTGTGATGGGGATCGATCGCATTTTTACCCTCTTGCAGGAAGGTCCCGAATGGTCGCCGGAACAGTCACAACGGCGTGCCCTACGGTTTTCCACCTTTGCCAGTGTGTTAAAGGGGGTGGCGGTTGCCATCCTGGCGATGATCGGCGCGATCGTCGGGTTGTCCAGTGTGGGGGTCCAGATTGCTCCCCTACTGGCTGGGGCTGGGATTGTGGGGTTAGGCATTTCGTTAGCGGCCCAAAACCTGATCCGAGATATCATCAATGGCTGCTTGATTCTGCTGGAGGATCAGTATGGGGTGGGGGATGTGATTCGGGTGGGCGAGGTGTCGGGCTTGGTGGAATACATGGGCCTGCGTATGACCCAACTGCGGGATACGGACGGACGGCTGATCACCGTGCCCAATAGCTCGATTACGATCGTGCAAAACCTGACTAAAGAGTGGTCCCGTGTCGATTTAATGATTACCGTTGCCCTGACTGCCGATCTGGAGAAGGCGCTACAGGTGATCCAGCAGGTTGCCCAGGAGATGCGATCGGTCTATCCCTGGCAGGCGTTGATTCTCGATACCCCGCAACTATTAGGGGTAGAACACCTCGACCATGTGGGAGCCACCATCCGGCTCTGGATCAAGACCCTGCCCCAGAAGCAATGGGAGGTGGCACGGGAATATCGGCGGCGGCTGAAGTTGGCCTTCGATCGCGAGGGCATTGCGATCGGGGTGCCGCAACAGTCCGTCTGGTTCCACAGCCGCGTCACGCCCCTGCCACCCGATCGGATGACCCCACCAGGGGAAGCCCAACTCAGCAACTATCCCTAAACTCAAAATTGAACCCTCGGCATCGGGGAACGGGATGGTTAATACCGACTGCTTGATTCTAGATTATTAATAATTGTTAAGATTGTTAAGATCTAATTACTGTTTAGCGGTGATCTCGGTCTTAGATCCTGATTGACCGACAAAACTCGAACGGCCTCCACCCCAACCCCGCTCCCAGGGTGAACGGTCTGCCTCTCTGTTCTCAAGATACAAGGAGTGAGGACAGAGGGAGTGAGGACAGAGGCGTGAGAAGTGAGGGAAACTGAGCGACTATCTCTGTTCTCTTTTCTCTCTCCTCACTCCTCACGTCAGGGGAAAAGATGGGTCAGTCAAGCCGGTCTGAGATCGCCGTTGCCATCTACTGCTTCTGTGAGCCAGCCACTATGACGATCGGTCAGCGATTTCAGTCCAACCTCCCCAGTCGCCCCTGGATCATTGCGGGGGGTCTCCTGACGCTCGTGATCTTGGGGGTGGGATTAACCCGCCTCTTGCCCTGGTTGTCAGCGCAACGCAGTGAGCCGGAGCGGGTAGCAACGCCATTGCCCCAACGGGTGACGGTGGCGGCGTTGGGTCGTCTAGAGCCGAAAAGTGAGGTGATCCGGGTGAGTGGTCCGGTGGGAGAACGGATTGGTCAGTTACGGGTAGCTAGGGGGGATCAGGTAAAGGCCGGGCAGGTGCTGGCGGTCCTGGAAAGCTATCACGAACGGTTGGCGGAACGGAATCTCAGCGCTAGCCAACTGGCGGAGGCTGAGCAGCGGCTTCAGGCAGAAACCCAATTCCGGCAGGCCCAGGTCCGCGAGGCCCAAACCCGGATTCAACAAGTAGCCCAACCGAAGGCGTTTGAGGTGGAGGCCCAACAGGCCAGGGTACGGGAACTGGAGGCGAATTTAGCCCTAGCCCAGGCCGATCGCGATCGCGCGGCCAGTCTCTACCAGGAAGGCGCGATCGCCCAACAGGCCCTCGATCGCCAGGAAACCGAGGTCCGCCGGATCGAAGAACAGTTGCGCAATGCCCGCTCGACCCTGACCCAACTGCGGGAAGCCCGTCAGGTAGACACCCGCAATGCCCAGGCCCAACTCCAGGTGGCCCAAGCTAATTTGCCCCTGGCGCAAGTGCAAGCGGCGGTGGAGTCTGCCCGTCAAAACTTGAAACTGGCGGAAGCTCGCCTCGATCGCACCCTGATCCGGGCACCCCAGGATGGGCGGGTCCTGCAAATTCTGACCCGGGCCGGGGAAGCGATCGGCAACGCGGGCATTCTGGATTTGGGGGATACTCGCCAAATGAATGTGGTGGCAGAGGTCTATGAAACCGATGTCAATCTGGTGAAGGTGGGGCAACGGGCAACAATTACCAGTCGCAATGGGGCTTTTCCGGGTAGCTTGACGGGGAAAGTGATCGAAGTGGGCTGGCAAGTGTTTAAGAACGATGTCTTGGATGATGATCCGGCGGCTAATGCCGATGCCCGTGTGGTGGAAGTCAAAATCCGCCTGGATAACAGTCAACCCGTGGAAGCCCTGACGAATCTGCAAGTGGATGTCAAGATCGACGTGTCATGAGAACCCCTTTGGCTTGGCTGAACCTGGTTCATGAGAAAACCCGCCTGCTGGTGGCGATCGCCGGGGTGGCCTTTGCCGTGATGATTATTTTCATGAATTTGGGCTTCCTCGGTGCCCTGGGCACAGCAGCTAGTGCGATCTATACCAAACTCAACGCCGATATTGTGCTCAGTTCACCGAAAACTCTGGAAATTGGGTCGAGTAAACCGTTTCCGATCGACCGTCTGTATCAGGCAGCGGGCATTGAGGGGGTGGAGCGCGTGATGCCCCTTTACTTGGGAATCTCCCTCTGGCGCAATGCCGAAACGCGCAAGATGCGGGCGATTTTTATCTATGCCTTTAACCCCAATGATCCGGTTTTTCTGCTACCGGAACTGGCAACGCCGGAACTTCAGGCTGCCCTGCGCCGCCCCAATACGGTTCTCATTGATCAACGATCGCGCCCGGAATATGGTCCCCGCGACATTGGGATAGAGACGGAACTCAATCGCCGTGCTGCCACGATCGGGGGGCACTACGAACTGGGGGGCGGCTTTTCTGCGGATGGTACCCTCATCATGAGTGACCAGAATTTTCGGCGTTACTTTGACCCTCGCCCCCTGAATCTCATTGACTTTGGTCTGATCCAACTGACGCCAGGAACCGATACTGACGCGGTGGCAGCAAAACTGCGGCAGGTTCTACCCGCCGATGTGCGCGTCTTTACCCGCCAGGAAATTATGGATCGCGATCGCACGTTCTGGATTCAAACCACCTCCACCGGCTTCATCTTCGGTATGGGCGTTGTCGTTGCCTTGATTGTCGGTACGGTCATCGTTTATCAAATCCTCTATACCGACATCACCCAACACCGTGTCCAGTACGCTACCCTCAAGGCAATGGGATACCCCAGTACTTTTCTGTTTAGTCTCGTGCTGCAAGAGGCCCTGATCCTGGCCTGTCTGGGGTATATTCCTGGGTTTGCCATCTCCCTTGGTCTCTACGATATGGCCTATAAAGCCACAGCGGGAACGCTCCTCATCATGATGGATGCCCAACGGGCGATTCTCGTTTTTTGTCTCACCCTGGGCATGTGTACCGTATCAGGTCTGATTTCAGTACGAAAGGCCGTTGTCGCTGATCCGGCGGAGGTTTATTAGCCGTTATGTTACCGCCTCGTTACACCTTTCTCGCCTGGTTTAATCTCACCCACGAACCCCGTCGGTTGGTGACCGCGTTGGCGGGGGTAGCGTTTGCCGTATTGTTAATGTTTATTTTTCTAGGGTTTAAGAATGCGCTGTACGATAGCCAGGTACAACTGATTAAGATCCTGAATGCGGATATCGTGATTATCAATAGCATTAAGGACAATATGTTTGTGCCGGAGCAATTTGCCCTGCGGCGATTATATCAGGCCCGTGCATTTGAGGGGGTAGAGGCGGCTTATCCGCTCTATACCAATACAGCAGATTGGAAAAATCCCGTGACCAAGGAGACGCGCCCACTGCGGGTTCTAGCATTTAATCCCCATGATCCGGTGTTGTTAGTGCCAGAGGTACTGGAGAATGTATCGGCGCTCCAATTGCCGTGGACAGCATTGGTGGATGAAAAGGCGCGTCCGGAGATTGGCCCCATTCAACCTGGCATGGTGACTGAATTAATGAACCAACAGGTGCGAATTGTGGGGACCTTTCGTTTGGGGACGGATTTCGCAGCGGGAAATGGCAATGTGGTCATGAGTGATCAGAATTTCCTACGCTATTTTGCCCGTCTGGGGCCGGAGGTGGATAGCCGGACGTTGAATACGGTAGATGTGGGGTTGGTTAAGGTCAAGCCGGGGACGGATGTGGGGCTATTGGTGAAAACCCTGCGGGAACAATTGCCCAAGGATGTTCAGGTTTTAACGAAACGGGAGTTTGAGCAACAGGAACGTCGCTATTGGCAGGAGAATACGAACATTGGGTTTGTGTTTGGTCTGTTAACGTCGATGAGTTTTGTGGTGGGCATTATTCTGGTCTATCAAATCCTCTATACCGATGTGGCGGATCATTGGGCAGAATATGCCACGCTGAAGGCGATGGGCTATTCGGGGTTGCATCTATTGGGGGTGGTGATGCAGGAGGCGGTGATTTTGGCAATTTTAGGGTTCGTGCCAGGGATGATTGTGAGTCTGGGGTTATATGATCTCACCCAAAATACAACGGGGTTGTTGATGCAAATCACCCTAGAGCGATCGTTCAATATCTTTTTGATTACCCTATTAATGTGTTTAATTTCTGGCACGATCGCGGTCCGTAAGGTGTTAGCGGCTGATCCAGCGGAGGTATTTGGATGATGACTCAGGTAATGTTAAGCGATGATGTCAGGCCCATCAGTGCGCCAACGCTGGCGATCGAGGAGCCTGTGGTTAAAATTCGCAATTTAAATCATTATTTTGGCCACGGTGATCTGGCAAAACAGGTGTTATATGACATCAATTTGGATCTACCCAGAGGCCAGATTGTGATCATGACGGGGCCATCGGGTTCTGGGAAAACGACGCTTCTCAGTTTAATCGGGGGGTTGCGCACGGCCCAAACGGGCAGTTTAAGGGTTTTGGGACGGGAACTCGTGGGCTTAAATAAGTCGCAATTGGTGGATATTCGCCGCAATATAGGCTTCATTTTCCAGATGCATAATTTGTTTGAGTCGCTGACGGCCTCTCAAAATGTAGAGATGGCGGTAGAACTCTTCAACCATTGGCGGGATAAACGCCAAAAGGCAGTGGCCGTGCTAACCCAAGTCGGTCTAGCGGAGCGGGTGGACTATAAACCGAAGCATCTCTCTGGGGGTCAAAAACAACGGGTGGCGATTGCCCGGGCGCTGGTAAACCAACCGACCTTGATCCTGGCGGATGAACCGACGGCGGCGCTGGATAAGAAGTCGGGTCGGGATGTGGTGCTGTTGATGCAACGGCTGGCGAAGGAGGAGGGCCGCACGATCCTGATGGTAACCCACGATAATCGCATTCTAGATGTGGCCGATCGCATTATCAATTTGGTGGATGGGCGTCTGGAATCAGATGAAACGTTGGCTCATTTTGTCGCTTCCCATGACCCCAAAAGTCTCGATCGGCGGATGTTTATGATGTAAGGACCAAAAGCGATCAATCGCGATGCGGGTGTACTCCCCAGAAGGCAGCTTTTATTCCAGGGTTTATTCATGGTTGAACTCATAAAAAACATCCCCAGGTAAGCTGAGGATGTGGGCGTAGTTATTCGCAAAGGCTGTGAGTAAGGTGAGGAAAGAGGCAGCGATCGCTTAACGGGCCTGACTGCGTTGCAGGACTTGCTGAACTTCGCGGCTAGGGGTGTAGTTATAACCAAAGTTGGCGCGATCGCTATCATCCAGGATATGGGGCGTCAGGACAATCACAACCTCATTCCGGGATTTATCCGCCTGCCGACTGCGGAAAAGCGCACCGACAATTGGCAGATCACCCAAGACAGGCACCTTCTTAACCAATTCGCGATCCTGTTCGCTGATAATCCCAGCCAGAATCAGGGTTTGACCATCGCGGATCCGGATTGAGCCAGAATTCAGTTCCCGACGTGCAACTCGTGCAACCGCGATCGTCCCAGAAGGTGTAGTTGACGTTGCAACTTCTTGTGAGCCAGTGGGCGTAGAGATGACCGGTCGCACATTGAGGGTGACAAACCCATTATCATCAATCTTCTGGACTTCCACACTCAAGGTTAAACCGACATCAGTAAACTCGTTATTGATGGCGACCGTGGCTGCAACTGTGGCCGTCGCCGGTGAGATGGTTTCGACGACATTAGTCAAAACGCGATCGGCCAAAATTACATTTGCGGTTTCCCCTTCCTGCACTGTCAGGGTTGGATCAGTCAAGATCTTCGCATTGCCAGTTTGAACACTGGCATCCAACTGGGCCAGGAATTGCCGAGGATACTGGAACACTTGTGGTAGCCGATAGGCAACTTGGGCCGCCTCACCAATAAATCCAGGCAATGCCTGAATAGCAGCCCTAGCTGGAATGGGCGCACCATTGGGATTTAATAGGGGTGCAAACGACCCACCGCCCACGGTCAACTCCGAAAACAAACGGGGAATCCCATTGACATCAAAGAATTGGGGGGCAAGAGCTGCGGCTGTCGTTGCCACCAGATTGCCAGCCGGATTCCGGAAGGGTTCAAACGTCCCACCGCCAATCGTCAGTTCACTAAACCGCCGCGGCGTCCCATTCTTATCCAGGAATATCGCCACATTGTCTGTCGCTGTAATAGGGTTGCCCTGATCATCTAGACGCGCGGGGAAATTGCCACCCCCAATTGTTAATTCTTCAAAACGTCGAGGAGTCCCCGCCGTATCCAGGAAAAGGCTATTTTCTGGTGCGGCGATCGGACTACTATCCGGACCCAACAATGGCTTGAATTTACCGCCACCCACGGTCAGTTCACTGAACAATCGAGCTACACCATTCTCATCGTAGAACCGCTGTGGTCCTGTGCCTGCCGCAATCAGGTTATTGTCAGAACTCCGCAAGGGTTCATATCGACCCCCGCCCACCGTAAGTTCACTATACGCTCGGGGGATACCATTGCGATCGAAGAACAGTTGGGGACTCCCCGTCGTAGCATCAGCAGGCAAGCGGGCTGGACTAACAATATCTGCACCCGGTTTAAGGGGATTGCCCCCAGGGCCAAAGATGGAACCGGGCTGATTAGGTCTAGCTCGCAGAAACTGTCCAGTCACTGGATCACGGACCAATTCAGTCCCTTCCGGGTTATCAAATGGCGTAATCCCGGCAACCGGATTATTCACAATTGGGCGTCCAAAGCGACCGCCCGGATTGAGGGCAGGGTTCAAATCATTGCTAGAGGCAGGAGCAAATTGGCCAAAGCGAGCCGTACCATTGCCATTGTCGACCACAAAAAAGGAGTCATTAATGCCAAAGGAAAAACTACTATTCCAGTTTTCTAAGGAACTGAGGTTAACGTCTACAACCTTAACATTGACGGCAACCTGGCGTTTGCGCAAATCTTGCTGTTTCAGCAAGGCCGAGGCAATTTGCACCTGACGGCTATCTCCAATCAGTGTGACTTGGTTCAGCCGTTCATCCGTCACGACTGACAATCCTGTCAGCAAAAGGGGACCCGTTGAGAGTTGCTGACTAGCCGATAGCGGTTCGATCGTCGTTTGTGTTTCCTCCCGTTCCCGACGGTCAATCCCTGTCCCTTCTACGGTCCGCGTGGTTCGAGTCACCACCCGTTGCGTTTCTGCCCCTTGCGCACTTAAAAACGCCGCCGCCGCCGCGGCCTGCGCCTGATTCAGCCGTAAGGTCCGGGCCGCAATATCACGGGTTGCCAGCGGGAGCCGCTCACCCACAAAAATTGTGCGACCTATCCGGTTCGCCTGGAACCCACTGAGTTGGATAACATAATTAAAGACATCCTGGACTGGCTCATTTTCAATATCTAGGGTAATGGTGCGTTGGGCTGCTGCTGCTGCTGCTTGCGTATTCTGACCCTCTGGCCCGCCGCCTGGAGAGGCCCCCGTCTGCGGGGAATCTGAAAACGCCAGGTTCAGCCCCGCTGCCCGTGCCAACAGGGCCAACACATCCCGCACTGGGGCCTCCCGCAACACAAGACGCGGCACAATCTCATTGGTACCCAGGTCAATCGTCGCAGGTGTCGCATCAATATTCGACACCGACATATCCCCTAACGGCGGCGCAATGGCACGGGGTAAAAACGGCGGCGGTACGCTGGAAGCGGGCACCGGTGGCGGCCCCCCCGTAATCTCCACCTGCGGATTTGGAATCAACACATCATACTTCGGTGGCGTCGCAGGGCTGGGACTGGGGGAGGGCACCACCGGCTTTGGGGCTGCCTGCTGACCAGAAGTCGGCGGCGGCAACAACTGGGCCAACTCCAGCCTGGGAGTCGCTAACTTGACATCTGTGGGTAACTCCTTTGTACCTTGGGCTGGGTCATACCTCCCATTGTCTGCCGCAAGCTGGCCCTCACCCGGATTCAGACTCAGTACGATACGATCGCGATCGCGGCTGACTACCTCACCCAGAGGCCGTGCCTCACTGCCTTCCACCGTAATTCGCACCCCAGCGCCAAGCTGGCTCACCGTCACCGCCGCAATGCCTGGCGCCGGATTACTTTGCCGAAACTCATTCCCCTTGGGGAGGCGTAGCTGGGCATTCGGGACATCTGCTATCCACTTCTTACCCTTGGGCACTGCAAACACCTGCGTCTGTTGGTGCTCCTCTCCGCTCATCTTCAGCACCAGCGACAAACCCGCTGCCGTGGGAGTTAGCTCAACCTCTGTTACCTCAGTCGCACTTGCCCACGCGGGCTGCACAAGGGTGAATAAAGCTGTCGTCCCGCCCATCAAGGCGAGGGTTAAAGTCGGATGCAGTTTCACGGTCCTCTCCTCACTCAATTCGGACAATACTGGCACGTCATGCCGCTACAGTCTAACCAAAGAAATTGAATTCAACTACTGATCGATGACATCCTGTTAACAAAAGCGATCGCCTACTGTGGCTTCGCTGCCTTTTCTGCCTCATACGCCGCAATTTCCTCAGGTGAAAGGGCACGGATGGCTTGTAAGGTAAACGTCGTCTTGAGGGTGGGTTCCTGCGCCGTCGTCCTTAAAATTGGCTGATTCGAGGCTAAACCCGCTGGGGTTTGCGCCAAAGAAACCTCCAGTTGTGGCGCAGGGCGATCAGACTCTGCCGATAGACCTTGAATCAACAACAACGGCTCTAATCGCTCAATACTCCGCAGCACCGATTGTATAGCCCGAAAGTTCCCCTCCAACTCGATCGTAAAATTCGTCCGCTCTAACTTACCCTTGACCCCTGGTCCCAAGGAGTCATCCTCCACCACCTCCGTTTTCCCAGGCGCAAACTGGTTGATTTTGACATCCCGCTCCTGCGCAATCTGATTCAAAGTCAGCAGCAGCGTGTCCAGATTCCGGCTTTGGGAAAAGAACTTTGTCACCGTCTCCTGGCGTTGCAGCGCCTTCTCCAGATTCGCCTGGGCTTCAGCCACTGCGGCCTTACTGGCCTGCTTCTGCTCCACCTCTAGCCGCTTGGCCTGCACCTGACTATTGAGATCTTGGACCTGTTGCCATGCCGGGAGAACCTGCGTTGCTAACACATAAACCCCACCGGCTAGCCCCAGCACCGCAATAATTACCCCCCCAATGAGCGGTGTAAACGTAATCCCAAAAGCCGAGGGATATTGTTGGGGTTCAGTCCCCGTTGTTTGGATGGCTGTGGTCATGGCTGAAGTACTCCTGAGTCACGTAATGCCTCAATCCGAGCCACCAAACCGACGGCTCCATTACTGTCTAATTCTTTCAAGATTTCTGATGCCCCCACAGTGGTAAAGTTAGCGCTAATGGTGTACTCCACCACTTGCGGTAATTGCACTTCTACAATCGGCGGTTCCTGCGTCTGACCCCCCTCTCGGACTTCTGGCTCTTGCAGCGTCACTTGCGTCGGGTTATTCACCAGCTTAGATTCCGTTAGGGTCACTGCCTTCGCATCAAAGAGGGGCGATCGCTGAAGTGAGAGGATAAAATCATTAACCTGATCATGGGACTGGGCTAATCCGCTAATGGTTAACCCAGTTTCGGTCTCTTGAATCGTGTTGAACTGCACCCCAGTCGGTACCCGATCACTGAGGGACTGAAGCACCGCCGACCAAGGCTTGATCAGATTAAACACATTAATAAAGTCCGTCGTGACGCTGTTAACTGCCTCCACCTGTTGATTGATGGCTGCTGCCTCCTCCTGGCTTTTTTGTAAATCCGCCAGGGTTGCATCTAGGGTTGCCGATTCAGCCGTTAACGTCGCATTTTGGTTCTGGAGGAAAAACAGACCGCCAAAGGCAGCCGCTACGGGAATTACCCCCACCAGTAATCCCAAGATTAATGGTAGTGTGCCGGTAGTGGCAGCTCCCCGTCGGGAGACTGCCTCTGCCGCACCATATTCAGGGCGATCCTTGAGAAAGTTAATCTCTAATGAATACATCTGCGTTCAAGCCTCCCTCACGGCCAAACCTAAGACAATACCCAGCCCCGATCGTCGGGTTACTTCAATGTCCTCCGACCCTTCAATCCCCAGAACCTCAATCGGATCAATCTGAGTACTCGGCA
This DNA window, taken from Trichothermofontia sichuanensis B231, encodes the following:
- a CDS encoding nitrate reductase associated protein — protein: MFFNFEAEFVESLRCIPMQVRYKLDTCGVKLKLQHWHQLTPAIRQQLVTLPCDTPAAIAAYRQQLQQWVTEATGSPAGELAIDPHPPWLQAETVPDSVQAKAAEFQVTIAPLQWANLTPLQRFALIKLSRASHENRNFWPALQEFGLA
- a CDS encoding mechanosensitive ion channel family protein — translated: MADRKQDGRGMVKSRHWVARGWRRWLGFCLAMGLGYWLAWGGIPGMVHWVVPAGMAQVQPGGVKPIAPSASQPTPTPTPTTQFPLNLSLPPELERFFSNRPSMSQAAVSLDGQPLFQVAALDIATGDDPAADSVSVQARVRLIESRLNRIATRGFDPNTLAVQIAWENQQPVLIVNSRADGRTYQDTLLTVTDLDARLHETDMETLAQEWAATVEAALRRFQQERQPTFLRHQLLVAAALFTMAAILSLLLRYWQHRLHQERDRLAPVAHTEPSPLTATDRDTPPTVTTTLLQQQLQNRQRRSVLAIQQLFAVVGQVLLWFSTVFLILGLFPYTRWLQPLLLRLINIPGRLLAIAALFYVLMRLSVMGIDRIFTLLQEGPEWSPEQSQRRALRFSTFASVLKGVAVAILAMIGAIVGLSSVGVQIAPLLAGAGIVGLGISLAAQNLIRDIINGCLILLEDQYGVGDVIRVGEVSGLVEYMGLRMTQLRDTDGRLITVPNSSITIVQNLTKEWSRVDLMITVALTADLEKALQVIQQVAQEMRSVYPWQALILDTPQLLGVEHLDHVGATIRLWIKTLPQKQWEVAREYRRRLKLAFDREGIAIGVPQQSVWFHSRVTPLPPDRMTPPGEAQLSNYP
- a CDS encoding efflux RND transporter periplasmic adaptor subunit, which produces MGQSSRSEIAVAIYCFCEPATMTIGQRFQSNLPSRPWIIAGGLLTLVILGVGLTRLLPWLSAQRSEPERVATPLPQRVTVAALGRLEPKSEVIRVSGPVGERIGQLRVARGDQVKAGQVLAVLESYHERLAERNLSASQLAEAEQRLQAETQFRQAQVREAQTRIQQVAQPKAFEVEAQQARVRELEANLALAQADRDRAASLYQEGAIAQQALDRQETEVRRIEEQLRNARSTLTQLREARQVDTRNAQAQLQVAQANLPLAQVQAAVESARQNLKLAEARLDRTLIRAPQDGRVLQILTRAGEAIGNAGILDLGDTRQMNVVAEVYETDVNLVKVGQRATITSRNGAFPGSLTGKVIEVGWQVFKNDVLDDDPAANADARVVEVKIRLDNSQPVEALTNLQVDVKIDVS
- the devC gene encoding ABC transporter permease DevC, yielding MRTPLAWLNLVHEKTRLLVAIAGVAFAVMIIFMNLGFLGALGTAASAIYTKLNADIVLSSPKTLEIGSSKPFPIDRLYQAAGIEGVERVMPLYLGISLWRNAETRKMRAIFIYAFNPNDPVFLLPELATPELQAALRRPNTVLIDQRSRPEYGPRDIGIETELNRRAATIGGHYELGGGFSADGTLIMSDQNFRRYFDPRPLNLIDFGLIQLTPGTDTDAVAAKLRQVLPADVRVFTRQEIMDRDRTFWIQTTSTGFIFGMGVVVALIVGTVIVYQILYTDITQHRVQYATLKAMGYPSTFLFSLVLQEALILACLGYIPGFAISLGLYDMAYKATAGTLLIMMDAQRAILVFCLTLGMCTVSGLISVRKAVVADPAEVY
- the devC gene encoding ABC transporter permease DevC, translated to MLPPRYTFLAWFNLTHEPRRLVTALAGVAFAVLLMFIFLGFKNALYDSQVQLIKILNADIVIINSIKDNMFVPEQFALRRLYQARAFEGVEAAYPLYTNTADWKNPVTKETRPLRVLAFNPHDPVLLVPEVLENVSALQLPWTALVDEKARPEIGPIQPGMVTELMNQQVRIVGTFRLGTDFAAGNGNVVMSDQNFLRYFARLGPEVDSRTLNTVDVGLVKVKPGTDVGLLVKTLREQLPKDVQVLTKREFEQQERRYWQENTNIGFVFGLLTSMSFVVGIILVYQILYTDVADHWAEYATLKAMGYSGLHLLGVVMQEAVILAILGFVPGMIVSLGLYDLTQNTTGLLMQITLERSFNIFLITLLMCLISGTIAVRKVLAADPAEVFG
- a CDS encoding DevA family ABC transporter ATP-binding protein, whose translation is MTQVMLSDDVRPISAPTLAIEEPVVKIRNLNHYFGHGDLAKQVLYDINLDLPRGQIVIMTGPSGSGKTTLLSLIGGLRTAQTGSLRVLGRELVGLNKSQLVDIRRNIGFIFQMHNLFESLTASQNVEMAVELFNHWRDKRQKAVAVLTQVGLAERVDYKPKHLSGGQKQRVAIARALVNQPTLILADEPTAALDKKSGRDVVLLMQRLAKEEGRTILMVTHDNRILDVADRIINLVDGRLESDETLAHFVASHDPKSLDRRMFMM